Proteins from a genomic interval of Xylocopa sonorina isolate GNS202 chromosome 6, iyXylSono1_principal, whole genome shotgun sequence:
- the LOC143424381 gene encoding dynein axonemal assembly factor 4, with product MPVIVIKDYSWRQSSEFVILKIPLNGHPKRVDFFVIDNYVKVSFPPFILELFLWANVVENESKCTLTEKEAVLSLRKVNIDLEWPALEIQDVDKDFKREYRNRALERAHKLAEEKAKIKNEKRQRIRKEAVKEQIDINTATLNEIDRIRDAHREDAMREFEDWRSKAELPFLPNVDGEVQENRKAYKSPLKYFKNNNDTLVSRSAAEEEYNAKEGGKVAEAEPKCENPKDEKREIDDTSCSEDSEYDYESRSHSSMDETEKKRIGEVYEKKRGRPGLDAVKAALNGNVLKRNNIFQEPSKSVPLPRKMGTINVTFSERVFPTPARESSHIEEQEWLQKQAEARRKVGFDAADLRPEERDPQWLKDKGDDFYKVGNYLAAISAYTYGIKISDKMAPLYVNRSAAHYALGNYCKCIEDCSTALELMEPKCEGNRESRAKCHARRGAALCKLSSPQHGIPELKAALELTPDNESIKRDILAARRYFDVKE from the exons ATGCCAGTTATAGTTATCAAAGATTATTCTTGGCGTCAATCTTCAGAGTTTGTCATATTAAAGATACCGTTGAACGGTCATCCGAAAAGGGTTGACTTCTTCGTAATCGATAATTACGTAAAG GTCAGCTTCCCACCATTCATTTTAGAGTTGTTTCTTTGGGCCAACGTTGTTgagaacgaaagtaaatgcactCTAACCGAGAAAGAGGCAGTACTTTCATTGCGTAAAGTAAACATCGACTTGGAATGGCCAGCTTTGGAAATACAGGACGTTGACAAAGATTTTAAACGAGAATACCGAAATCGAGCATTGGAACGTGCTCATAAGCTCGCTGAAGAGAAGGCAAAAATCAAGAATG AAAAGCGTCAGCGTATTAGGAAGGAAGCGGTGAAGGAACAAATCGACATTAACACAGCTACCCTCAATGAAATAGATAGAATACGGGATGCGCATCGGGAAGATGCTATGCGAGAGTTTGAAGATTGGAGATCGAAAGCTGAGCTACCGTTTCTTCCTAACGTTGATGGCGAAGTGCAAGAGAACAGAAAAGCTTACAA GTCGCCATTAAAATACTTTAAAAACAACAATGATACGCTGGTATCTCGATCGGCTGCTGAAGAAGAATATAACGCGAAAGAAGGTGGAAAAGTCGCAGAAGCAGAACCGAAATGCGAAAATCCTAAAGACGAGAAACGGGAAATAGACGACACTAGTTGCTCCGAAGATTCAGAGTACGATTATGAATCTCGATCGCACAGTTCGATGGATGAAACGGAAAAGAAAAGGATAGGTGAAGTCTATGAGAAGAAAAGAGGGAGACCGGGATTAGATGCAGTAAAGGCCGCGCTGAAtggaaacgtgttgaaaaggaATAACATATTTCAAGAGCCGTCAAAGTCAGTACCGTTACCAAGAAAAATGGGCACGATTAACGTCACGTTTTCGGAACGGGTATTCCCAACGCCCGCTAGAGAAAGCTCTCACATTGAGGAACAAGAA TGGCTGCAAAAGCAGGCGGAAGCTAGACGCAAAGTTGGTTTCGATGCAGCCGATCTACGACCAGAGGAACGAGATCCTCAATGGTTGAAGGATAAGGGAGA CGATTTCTATAAAGTTGGAAATTATCTGGCGGCTATAAGCGCTTACACATATGGTATTAAGATTAGTGATAAAATGGCACCGCTTTACGTGAATAGATCAGCGGCGCATTATGCATTGGGCAATTACTGtaaatgcatagaagattgttcCACG GCACTCGAATTAATGGAACCGAAATGCGAAGGTAATCGAGAGTCTAGGGCTAAGTGTCATGCACGACGAGGCGCGGCACTCTGTAAATTGTCCTCGCCTCAGCATGGTATTCCTGAGCTAAAAGCTGCCCTGGAACTAACCCCGGACAATGAAAGTATAAAACGTGACATATTAGCGGCAAGACGATATTTCGATGTAAAAGAGTGA
- the LOC143424455 gene encoding uncharacterized protein LOC143424455, giving the protein MESRSSRSSLVMMMILIPLTLDSMALSAVINADNNITKIYVTDVFNISKEFPCEDPQSRAYNLKDLLKNLLNDTGLSAEQPFYIKLKRCDWHSGCCPAQYDVCAPVKSKIYYEDMEIIISDVKEVEKKPYKHKWIRVEQHKECFCNRSTAFELSRLDHQRPNVTIL; this is encoded by the coding sequence ATGGAAAGTAGATCATCGAGGTCTTCCTTGGTGATGATGATGATACTCATCCCGTTGACTCTAGACAGCATGGCCTTATCAGCGGTGATAAACGCCGATAATAACATTACTAAGATCTATGTTACTGACGTGTTTAATATATCGAAAGAGTTCCCTTGCGAGGATCCGCAAAGTCGGGCGTACAACTTGAAAGACTTGTTGAAGAACCTCCTCAACGATACTGGTTTGAGCGCCGAGCAGCCTTTCTACATAAAATTGAAGCGATGCGACTGGCATTCTGGTTGTTGCCCGGCACAGTATGACGTTTGTGCACCTGTGAAGTCGAAGATCTACTATGAGGACATGGAAATCATTATCTCTGACGTCAAAGAAGTCGAGAAAAAACCATACAAGCATAAATGGATCCGAGTGGAACAGCACAAAGAATGCTTCTGTAACAGAAGCACAGCCTTCGAGCTGAGTCGACTAGACCATCAACGTCCGAACGTGACTATCCTTTGA